In the Vicinamibacterales bacterium genome, one interval contains:
- a CDS encoding alpha/beta hydrolase-fold protein, which produces MIAVTAAAIGSAQAPATPPAGQAAGQGRGGGGGRGVQIVSPEVHPDKTVTVRFRAPNAKTVELIGEIEGKPSYPMTKDEATGVWSATIGPLPHDVYNYQFRVDAVNGQGGVIAMDPQSPWVKIGFGGFPSASQFEIPGDGLEFDDAKPVPHGTVRLETYDSKSIGAPRTLWIYTPPGYEKGTAKYPVFYLLHGSGNIDSSWILTGRANYIMDNLIAEGKTKPMIIVNPLGYARAGVGTVPDRDQDRAAFGGRGAPPAPGSPAAQPGGLFGQDLLTDIIPYVEKTYRTLPGADNRALGGLSMGGGQTVQIGFTHPDTFHYLVVMSAGSQANPDQSYAEFFNGGYKKLKLLWMGIGKDDNLVGPSAKTLDEALTKANIPHTFQVGEGRHEWMVWRHHLHDVGPLLFQSAPAKTTTPAAAKK; this is translated from the coding sequence GTGATTGCGGTAACAGCGGCGGCGATCGGCAGTGCGCAGGCGCCGGCCACGCCGCCGGCGGGGCAGGCGGCCGGCCAGGGACGTGGCGGCGGCGGCGGACGCGGCGTGCAGATCGTGTCGCCGGAAGTTCATCCCGACAAGACCGTCACGGTGCGCTTCCGCGCGCCGAACGCCAAGACGGTCGAGCTCATCGGCGAGATCGAGGGCAAGCCCTCCTACCCGATGACCAAAGACGAGGCCACCGGCGTCTGGTCGGCGACGATCGGCCCGCTGCCGCACGACGTCTACAATTATCAGTTCCGCGTCGACGCGGTAAACGGCCAAGGCGGTGTCATCGCCATGGACCCGCAGTCCCCCTGGGTCAAGATCGGCTTCGGCGGCTTCCCGTCGGCCAGCCAGTTCGAGATCCCTGGCGACGGCCTGGAATTCGACGATGCCAAGCCGGTTCCGCACGGAACGGTGCGCCTCGAAACCTATGACTCGAAGAGCATCGGCGCTCCGCGCACGCTGTGGATCTACACGCCGCCCGGTTACGAGAAGGGCACCGCGAAGTATCCGGTGTTCTACCTGCTGCACGGCTCGGGCAACATCGATTCGAGCTGGATACTCACTGGCCGCGCCAACTACATCATGGACAACCTCATCGCCGAGGGGAAGACGAAGCCGATGATCATCGTCAACCCGCTCGGCTACGCGCGCGCCGGGGTCGGCACGGTTCCCGATCGCGATCAGGATCGCGCCGCCTTTGGCGGCCGCGGCGCACCGCCCGCGCCCGGTTCACCGGCAGCTCAGCCCGGCGGACTCTTCGGTCAGGACCTTCTGACCGACATCATCCCCTACGTCGAGAAGACCTACCGCACGCTGCCCGGCGCCGACAATCGCGCGCTCGGCGGTCTCTCGATGGGCGGTGGCCAGACGGTGCAGATTGGCTTCACCCATCCCGACACCTTCCACTACCTCGTGGTGATGAGCGCCGGATCGCAGGCGAATCCCGATCAGAGCTATGCCGAGTTCTTCAACGGCGGCTACAAGAAGCTGAAGCTGCTCTGGATGGGCATCGGCAAGGACGACAACCTGGTCGGTCCCAGCGCCAAGACGCTCGACGAGGCCTTGACCAAGGCCAATATCCCGCACACGTTCCAGGTCGGCGAAGGCCGCCACGAATGGATGGTCTGGCGCCACCACCTGCACGACGTCGGGCCGCTGCTGTTCCAGAGTGCGCCGGCGAAGACAACGACGCCCGCGGCCGCGAAGAAATAG